TTCGGGCTCCTCGGGTTCTTCGGCGCCGATGAACCATTCCTCGAGATCCGGCGCGGCGGCGCCCAGGTCGGGCCGGCCTGACGATAGCGTCACGCGCGTGTCCTGCCAGTCCTCCCCGGTCTGCTGGGTGACCTTGGCGTGGTAGGCCAGGCGGGCCTGCCCGAGATCCCCCCCCAACGTCACGTCGCATGCGGGGGCCCACGCGGCGCGGGGCACGTCGTAGGTGAGCGTGACGTCGAGCCTTCCGGCGCGGGTCACGTCCAGGAAGACGACCGCCGCCTTCGCGGTCTTGGCCTGGAAACCGCGCAGCGACGCCAGTTGCCGCTTGAGGAGATCGCGCTCCCCCGCCAGTTCCCGCTGCTTGCGTTGCGCCGCCAGGATGAGCTTGGCCAGGCGCGCGTCCTCGCGGCTCACCAGACTCGCGGGCCCGAGCCACTGGCGAGGATCGAAGCTCCCTGTGGCGAGGGCGGTCCCGAGGACGCGACCCGCGTTGGCGAGGGCCGCGCGGAGCGCCTGCTGCGCCAGGCGGTGGCTCTCGATCTCGGCGGCCAGGTCCCGATCCTGGTCGTCGAGGCCGCGGATGCGTCGCTCGAGGTCTCGCGTGCGGCCTTCCGGCGGGGCGCCGAGTTGCACCGTGCGGACTTCGAGCCCCGAGATCGCCGCCAGCGCGGTGCCCTGCCCCGAGGCCCGCAGGGACTCGGAATCGAGATCGGCCGGCAGCGCGCCGAAGACCGCCTGGCGGGCGCCGGGCTTGACCTCCATCCGGAGCTTGCGCGTCACGCGGGCCCGATCGGGGAATACCGTGACCCCCGCGACCTGGGAGGTCGGCACAGCCGGGGCCGGCGCCGCCAGGGCGGGCTGCGCGACGAGTATCCCGGCGCAGGACAGGGGCAACCAATGGCGTAGCACGGGCACTTCGAACCTCCCTTTGGCGAGTACCAGACCGACCGACGGCCCCGACCCTGCGCCGGGCAGGCGCCCGGGCCGAGGAGTCGAGTACCTTTCCCCCTAGGACAGGCGGCCTGCTCGGAAAGGTTTCATAGCGGCGCTCAAATGACCTGGCGCCTATCGGACGCAGGCACGGAGGCCTGCGCCACCGATGCAACGGGTGGGGCCGGCCTCCGTGCCGGCCGCGATGCCGGAGCGAAGTCATCAGAGCCGCGCTATCAGGAATGCAATGCGGTCAGGCAACGCTGGAGGTGTTCGGCTAGCAGATCGCGTTCGTGCGCCTCCCCGGCTTCCAGGTCGTCGGGGCGAAAGTGCTTGAGCCGCTCCCAGAGATGGTAGAAACGCACTTGCAAGTC
This DNA window, taken from Candidatus Tanganyikabacteria bacterium, encodes the following:
- a CDS encoding mucoidy inhibitor MuiA family protein, which produces MPVLRHWLPLSCAGILVAQPALAAPAPAVPTSQVAGVTVFPDRARVTRKLRMEVKPGARQAVFGALPADLDSESLRASGQGTALAAISGLEVRTVQLGAPPEGRTRDLERRIRGLDDQDRDLAAEIESHRLAQQALRAALANAGRVLGTALATGSFDPRQWLGPASLVSREDARLAKLILAAQRKQRELAGERDLLKRQLASLRGFQAKTAKAAVVFLDVTRAGRLDVTLTYDVPRAAWAPACDVTLGGDLGQARLAYHAKVTQQTGEDWQDTRVTLSSGRPDLGAAAPDLEEWFIGAEEPEEPE